tgtggtgtgtgtatgtgtgctgggtgtgtggtgtgtgtatgtgtgctgcatgtgtgtgggtggtgtggtgtgtctgtatgtgtggtgtggtgtggtgtgtctgtgtgtgtggtgtggtgtgtgtatgtgtgctgggtgtgtggtgtgtgtatgtgtgtggtgtgtgtggtgtggtgtgtctgtgtgtgtggtgtggtgtggtgtgtctgtgtgtgtggtgtggtgtgtgtatgtgtgctgggtgtgtggtgtgtgtatgtgtgtggtgtgtgtggtgtggtgtgtctgtgtgtgtggtgtggtgtggtgtgtctgtgtgtgtggtgtggtgtgtgtatgtgtgctgggtgtgtggtgtgtgtatgtgtgtggtgtgtgtggtgtggtgtgtctgtgtgtgtggtgtggtgtggtgtgtctgtgtgtgtggtgtggtgtgtgtatgtgtgctgggtgtgtggtgtgtgtatgtgtgtggtgtgtgtggtgtggtgtgtctgtgtgtggtgtgtggtgtgtgtatgtgtgctgggtgtgtggtgtgtgtatgtgtgtggtgtgtgtggtgtggtgtgtctgtgtgtgtggtgtgtggtgtgtgtatgtgtgctgggtgtgtggtgtgtgtatgtgtgctgtatgtgtgtggtgtgtgtggtgtgtctgtgtgtgtgtgtgtggtgtgtggtgtgctCAGAGAAGCCCCTCGGGCACAGGCCTCTCCTCTGTGGGACGGTGTGCGGCCTCTTGGCGGTGAGCGCCGTGACAGGAGCGCTGCAGGGAGACTCGGGCTCCGCGCTCCGACGCTGCGGTGTGGCGCGCTTTGTGCAGCGGCTGCCTGCTCGGCGGCCCTCGCCGCAGCTGACAGGGAGCCTGGCTGTGCCCGGGGCTCTGGAAGCAGGAAGGCTGGTCGGGACGTTTGGAGAGGTGTCACTGTGCGCCTGTGGCAGCGGGACTGAGCGGCTCCAGACGGCTGCTCCGTCTACCAGCAGTTCTGGCGCGCTCGCGGGCGTGCGGCCACAGCTGGGCCGGGCAGTCCCACCTGCTGACCCCTGGATGACGGCACAGCTAGAAAGCGTTTGGCCCACCCGCCCAGGCCCACAATGGTTCACCTGCTGGCCCCTCCTGTCCCTCCTGCCAGGCTGGCTCTGAGAAGTAGGGGAAAGGCGATGCCAAGGCCAGTACGTGGGCCTCTGGCCACCTCCCAGGGGGCGGCGTCCCTCTGCTGTACCTGGTGCCGGGCAAGAGGAAAGGACGGGTCCAGCCACCAAGGGGCGGCGGCAGGGGCCAGGGCCAGCCGGCAGCTCCCTTCTGTCCCTTCCTCAGGCGACCTGGGCAGCGGTTAGGCTGTGGCCACAGCATTCGTAGCCGAGGATGTCCCAGGCCTTGGAGCGCTCCGAGGGCTGCTGGGCCTGGGTGGTGCTGCTGGCCTCCGTGGTGACGCAGGGCCTCACCCTGGGCTTCCCCACGTGCATCGGCATCTTCTTCACCGAACTGCAGCGTGAGTTCCAGGCCAGCAACAGCGAGACTTCCTGGTTCCCCTCCATCCTGACAGCCATGCTCCACGCAGGGGGTGAGCAGGGCGGGGAGGGACTGGGCGtgggctggggtgtggggagggatgaGAAGGAGCtcgggaggaagagaggaagccaCAACTTCTCCGGCCTCCTGGGTCCCTCTCTCTGGGGCCACAGGTTTCACCTGTGGCCGTGAATTCCTGGGATGTCATCTTGATTTCAGCAGGCCAGTTCCCCCGCCCAAGATCCTGTGGGGCTGGGCTGAGCTGGACTGGGCTGGGGACGGGCACAGGGCAGGGAGGCCCCCAAGATGTAAAGCTGGTCCTCCTGATGAGCATGGGAGGATCGAGCCAGACCATAAGAGTGCAGGGGCACACACCACAGAACAGCGAGGCTTCCCGCGGGGTGATCTCTCGGAAGCTCAGTTTTTCCCTCTGCCATTTGGGGAAAACAGCCAGCAGCCCCAGGCTGCCCACCTCCcacacagggttgcaaagaagaTCACAGAGTCCTGCCAGGTCTGAGAGCTTGGGCAATAGAAACAGCCCTGATCGGGGCTTCAGGACAGGAAGCGGGGGGCTGGAGAAGGACCCCAGGAGCAAGAGGGGGGCAGAGCAAGAACCCCATCTCTCACCAGGAAGCAGAGGGCTGTGGAGATGGAGGGCAGTCCCCTCAGTTCCTGGTTGGCTTCTCCAGTGATGGAAGGGCTCACCTTGACCCCAGGGAAAGAGAAGGGGCCCAGGTGGGTTCTCCACAATAGCCTTGGGCTCGCAGGCCTGCCCCCCCACTCCTGTGAGCTGTCCAGGGAGACTCCATGGCCAGTGACCTCTTGGGGGGGGCTCAACTTGACAGCCCGCCGGGCTCTCCTCACCCCTGTTTGCCTGTCTCAGGTGATCCATCTCCCCACCCTCCACTGGCACTGGGAGGGAAGTCAGACTGGGATAGAAGCCACCTTCACTGACATGACCCCTGAACCTGCTGCGTGGGGCATGGGATTGGGGCAAGGAGCAAGGCCAGGCCTGGCTCAGACCGCACAGCCTTTCAGCCAGCAAGCATGGGCAGTAGTGTGAATCTCAGATGGTTCCTTTTCTGCAACCGGAGAGAGGTCTGGGCCAGTGACTAGGAACCAGGCATTCAGTGGGGACCCCACTCCCCAGCCAGCTTTAGACTCACGCCCAGGAGGCATGCCAACATTCTGGTCAGCCCAGGACTCCTATAGGTCTgtcttacatacacacacacacgcctttaGTCCATGCTCATTCAGAGTATTATGGAAATTTTTAACTTGAAAGTATCCTTGATCCTAAGTACCCCCCAAACCCacacattttagagatgaagacaaGCCAGCACGGAGTATCCAAGGCCTTACCCGTGCTGTAGAGTGAGTTTGGGGAAGAAACCGTGCCCATGCAGAGGGAACATTTGCCTCCCAGTGCCCCACCCCAGCACCCTCTGCTATCTCAGCTAAGCTGGCACACATCCCAGCCCCCGCCCCACACACGATGACTCAGGGCTTTCCCCAATGTCACCTTTCCAAAGTCAGGTCAAAGTTTGGGGGTGGGAAGGATGTGTGGGTCAGTGGTCATGTCCATTTCAAAGCCTCGCCTCTCCCTCTGTGGCTGCCTCTCCTTGATTACCTCTGAGGATGGGCTGCTCACTTCCTCTGTTACTCTCATACTCAGACTGGCTCACACCCACACACCCTCTCTCCACACCAAGCACCCAAACTCACattgcgtgtgcacacacactttcTCGGCTGCGCTCTGGGAGAGTTAACTCTGGAGAAACTTTACGGTGTGTATTTGGGAGGGCAGGGTAGGGTGGGGCGGGACAAGGTATTTGGCAAATGGGGCCCTCTGAGGTGTCAAGGAGCAGCCTGCCAGGACTGGCTTACTTCTACTCTGGGTCTGCACTGATGAGAAAGCAGCTCAGGGTAGAGGTGGGGGAGGACAGGCCTCTCCACCAGAAGCCAAATATCTAGTGATGTAAGACTTTGGTGGTGGCTGgagggaatgggggaggggagaaggtaCTCCACATACTTTTCTCCAGAGGCTGGAGCAAGGGGGTGCAAGGTAGCCCAAGGCCCCGGGTTGCCCACCCTGAACAGGTTGAAGGATGGTGGGAGGGCTGTAGCCAGTCCTCctgagggtgggggagaggggaacaGGGAGTGGAGGTGCTCACCGTGATGTAGCCGCCCTGGGACTGTGGTCCGCTGAGACCGACCCCTGCGAGGGGCATCCACCCAGGTCACGATTTCACCCAGATGGATGCAGCCTCCGGTCAGTGCAGTGAAGGGCCTTAGTCTGTACCTCTGGGGATCCTGGTCAGGGTCAAACTGAATATTTGCAGCACCTCACCTCACAGCTGCTCAGACATCACCCAGCCTGACCTCTCAGCCTCTGCAGGGGGAAACCAAggcctggagagggaatggcctTGCTTGGCCTGTAGCCAGTCTTTAGCAGGGTGGGGATCAGAACCCAGGTGTGTGTGTTCCAGGGCTTCTggtttgtgcctttttttttttttaattgagggcttccctgggtggttcagtggtaaaaaatccgcctgtcaatgcaggagacgcagcagattgaggttcaatccctgggtcaggaagatcccctggaggaggaaatgttagcctactccagtattcttgcctggaaaatcccatggacagaggagcctggcgggctacagtccatggggtcgcaaagagtcagacacgaccgagtcaGCACGCACgcatttattattacttttggctgtgctgtctttgttgctctgcaggcttttctctagttgtagcgagtgggggctcctctctagcgtctgtgtgcgggcttctcaacacggtggcttctcttgtcgcggagcacaggctccgggGTACATTGGCTTTGGTGGTTGAGGCTCccgggctgtagagcacaggttcaTTGCtctgtagttgtgatgcatgggcttcattgctccacggcacgtgggatcttcctggatcagggatcaaacccgtgtctcctgcattggcaggtggattctttaccactgagcccccagggaagcctttaaGCCACCTGCTAGTTGCTCCTGGAACCCCCTCCCAAGcccattctctccctccctctgaccTTGTCATTCAGCTGTCACCTgctgcctgcctcctccccacaggCCCCCTCTGTAGTATCCTGGTGGGACGCTTTGGCTGCAGAGTGACGATGATGCTGGGTGGCGTGCTGGCCAGCCTGGGCATGGTGGCCGGCTCCTTTTGCCGCACCCTCGGCCAGCTCTACCTCACGGCAGGATTCATCACAGGTGACTGTCATTTCATTTTGAGAGTTACTGGGTAGGTACTGGGTACGAGACTGAAAAGGGCCAGGCGTGGTGAACAGGGCAGGCGAAGCTCTGAATCTCCTGGGGCTGCTCACAGCCACTCGAGGCAGAGGAACAATGAACAGATAAGTAACGAGGGTCAATCCTGACAAGTGCCCGAGAAGACAGGACAGCTGATGCCATGGTGTCCTCGTTCGGGTGGAGTTGGGCAGAGATTAGACAAGTAAAGAGGTGGAATAACTAAATCAGCCAGTGCAAAAGACACAGCAGGGTTGGGGGAggttgctgctttttttttttggctgcgcctgAGGCTTGTCGGATCTCGCTtaccggaccagggatggaacccgcgccccctgcaatgaaagcatggagtcttaactctgaccaccagggaagtcccagcttgcTGCTTTCAGCAGAGCTGTCAGGGAAGGCTTTgcagagaaggtgacatttggcCAGAAGGAGGTGAGGCATCTGCCACCAGGCTCCcggggaagaacattccagaaggAGCAGCAAGACCAAAGGCCCAGGAATGCTCTCGGAGCACTGAGGACGCGGATAGGGTAGAAGTGAAagggtcccactctttgcgactccaaggactgAATAgcctatgaaattctccaggccagaatactggagtgggtagccgtccccttctctaggggatctttccaacccagggatcggacccaggtctcccacattgcaggtggattctttaccagctgagccaccagggaagcccaatagggtAGAAGCCCGTGAACAAAGGTCAAggaggtggggggggcgggggcagcgTGGCTGCAGGGGAGCAGGCCAGATAGGGTTTAGTTCCTCAAAGGCTTTGTAGTGAGATGGGAAGCCCTACAAGGGGTTTGGGCAGAGAGACGTCATCCAGCCACAATTTGTGAAGAACTAGGTACtaccctgggggcttcccaggtggtgctagtggtaaagaacctgcctgtcagtgcagaagacattaagagatgtggattcgatccctgggtggggaaggtgccctggaggagagcacagcaacccactccagtattctcacctggagaaacccatggacagaggagtctggtgggctacagtccatagggtcccaaagagtcggacacgactgaagcaacttagcaggcatgcatgcaggCAGTACCCTAGCTGTGGTGTTGTGAGCACACCACAGGGGGCTAGGCTGGGAGCAAAGAACAGGTAGGGGAATGGTCATCACCCAGCCAGGAGCCAGCTACAACCTTAAACCAGGGTGGTATGATGGAGGCAATGGGAAGGGGTCTCGTTCAGGATTGCAGGTGAGGTACAGAGACGGACACCAGGGTGACCCAAGAGCCAAGGGTGATAACCAAGGGTGGAGTGGAAGAGTGGAGTGGCCGCTAACTACGATGGGGACACTAAGGGAAAAGCAGGTTCAAGGGCGAGTGAGAAGCTCAGGTTTGGACACACCTGGTCTGGCCCTGAGCTGGAGTGGCCAGCTGGGGAGTCCTGAGAGCCCCGGGATTCAGGTCTTGAGATGAGGTTATCACCTGCTGTCACTAAGGGAACGAGGGAGGAGGGATGATAAGGACTGGGGTCTGGGGCCCAGGACATGGACACTCCAGTGGTTTGCGGCCTGCGCAGGAAGAAGTGACAGAGAGGTAGAAGGAGAACCAGGAGAGTGGTTTCTTGACAAAGTGAGGAAAGTgcttgaggaggaggaggaagagggagggaccACCGTGAAGCCACTGATGGATCAGATTGAGCAGGCATCAGACTCCATCTGCGGCTTTGTAATGTGGAGGGCGGCAGCCTTGAGAATTCTGGAGCAGAGGTAAGAATGAAAGTCTGATTTGTTCAAAAGAGAACAACAGGGAAGTTGCCGGGTGGCCTAGGacgattctgggctttcactgccatggcccgaGTTGGTTGGGAAACTgcgatcccacaagccatgcaatatggccggaaaaaaaaaaaaaaaaaaagaacaggaaggaGGAAATTGAAAACAGTGGAGATAGGATTTCCAAGAAATTTTTATATAAGGGAGCAGAGACATGGGCTGTTATCCAGAAGAGACTGGGGTCAAGAGAGAGTTTTGTTTTCACAGGAGAAATCACAGTGGAGGAGAATAATCTATTAATAGTAAAGAGAAAATGGATGTGGCTGGGAGAGGGAAGTTGCTGGAGGGACGTGCCTTGAGCAGACAGGGTGCAGGGAGGAAGTGGAGGGTCGCCCTTGTCTGGGAGCACGGACTGTCCATTGCCACCGATGGGAAGGAAAGTTGGTCAGCTGGGAGTGATGGGAGAGGGGTTGGGGTGCACAGAGGCAGGCTTGGGGGGTCACCTAAGAGTGAGGGAGACTAGACGGTCGATGGAACTGCAGCGGCACCGTGGGAGGCCCGAGAGCCACTCTGAGGCGGGTGGTCGGGGCGCGGTAGTGAGCTTCAGCTGTGCGCAGAGTAGTTGAGGGCAGTGGCATTTGAGCTGTTAGGAGAGCAACTCTGGGGGAAGGGTATTCAGGCAGACAGAACGGCAGATGCACACGTCCAGTAAGTGGGAGCTTGGTgtccagaggaagagaaagaaaccaaTGGGGCTTTGTGTGGTGAGTGGCCTGAGATGGCACCCAGAGGTGGCCAGAGGCCAGACCGTGTAGAGCCTTCCAGGGCATAGTAAATACTTTGGCTTTTTTCCTCCGTGTGAAGGGAAATCTCTGGAAGGTGTTAAGCAGGGAAGAGACTTCACCCGATTTAGGTGTTTGAACATCCCCTGGTGCCTTGCCCGTGGGAACAGGTGTGCCCCCCGGCAGCCTTGGGAGGGGAGATACTTCCAGGGAGGTGGTGCGGTGGGCTGATTCCATCTGAAACCCCTGGGCGCCTAGAAGTGGGTCTGGGCTGGAGCGGAAGGAAGACAGACCCGGGACGTGACCCCAGGGTCCCCACCCCGGGTGCGCCCTGGAGCTGGTCCCCCCTCTCCCTCCGCAGGCCTGGGCATGTGTTTCAGCTTCCAGTCGAGCATCACCGTGCTGGGACTGTACTTCACCCGCTGGCAGGTGCTAGCCAACGCCCTGGCCTCAGCGGGTGTCTCCCTAGGCATCACGCTCTGGCCGCTGCTCTCCCGTTACCTCCTGGAGGACCTGGGCTGGCGAGGCACCTTCCTCATCTTCGGCGGGGTCCTTCTCCACTGCTGTGTCTGCGGGGCCGTCGTGAGGCCCGTGCCTGCCAGCATGACCCCAGAGGCCAGAGAAGGCCTCCCCTCGCCTTCCAAGAGACCCTCGCGAGGCTGCCGGGCGGCATGTGGCCGGGCCATCCGGCGCCACCTGGCCTTCGACGTCCTGCGGGACAACGTGGGCTACCGCGTATACACGCTGGGGGTTGTCTGGATGATCCTGGGTTTCCCGCTGCCCCACGTCTTCCTGGTCCCGTACGCCATTCGGCATGGGATGGACGAACAAAAGGCAGCCCTGCTCATCTCCGTCATCGGCTTTAGCAACATCTTCCTGCGGCCCATGGCTGGGCTGGTGGCGGGCCGCCGGGAGTTTGCAGGCCACCGCAAGTACCTGTTCAGCCTGGCGGCCCTGCTCAACGGGCTCACCAACCTGGTGTGCGTGGCGTCGGCCGACTTCCGGGTGCTTGTGGGCTACTGCCTGGCATACAGCGTGTCCATGAGCGGCATCGGTGCCCTGCTTTTCCAGGTCCTTATGGACATCGTTCCCATGGACCGGTTCTCCAGCGCCCTGGGGCTCTTCACCGTCCTGGAGAGCATCTCCATCCTCATCTCCCCACCGTTGGCTGGTGAGGCCCTGGGAAGAGAGGGCAGGCAGGGGGTGGCCTGGGTGGGGTGTGTGCATgccaggtcgcttcagtcgtgtctgactctttgtgactgcgtggactgaagcccgccaggcccctctgtctgtgggattttcccagcaagaatactgaagtaggttgctatgcccttctccaggggatcttcccaacccgggaattaaaccctggtctcccgcattgtgggcagattctttactatctgagccaccagggaagcccctatttgtGATTTTCTCAATCACCTCGGGGGACTGACCACAGCCCAGCTGGCGATTATGGTATAAACAGTCAAAAATAAGGCTTTCGGTACCAGATCTACCTCAGTTCTTTGTCTTTCCTCCTGTGCCTCTGTTCTCTTATCAGCAAAGTGGGGATGACAGTAGAATCTACCTCATAGGCTTGTTTGTGGGGATCACAGGTAATACAGCAAAGAGGTCCATAGAGAGCCTGGCATGTGGTAGAAGCCATGTACGTGTCATGTCTGCGGGTAACATCCTACTCCTCCAACTTGCTGCCTGAGGGCCCTGGGCAAGTCATGTTCCTTCTGTGAGCCACAGTGTCATCTGCAAAAACGCAGATGAGAACACCTGCTGTAACTGTCCCTCCCCCTGTGCCAGTCACCAGGCGGGCAGGGCTGAACACGGAGCACTGGTCCCCACCACTCAGGGCTCAGCCTCTGGTGGAAGAGTCGAGGATTGGGGCAAAGAGGCACCTTTGTGATCATGGTGGTGATTTTGTGCCGGAAGGGAAGCAAACAGATATGGAAGCAGAGACCCACTGGAGTGGCCGTGCTGGAAGCTGAGTGTGTGACATTCAGAGTAAAGCGGGGGGGTGGAGCCtgtggtgctgggggtggggtggacagCTGACAGCGTGCTTATCACAGTCAGCTGCCGGGGACTCCCCCCTTCCGAGTGTGGCACTGGGAGCCCAGTTTTCAAGGGAGTTCTCCAGGGTTGACGAGCAGGGAGAGCTGACGAGGGTCCAGGGCATGGCTGAACAGATATCCCAGACGCCACTGGCCCTTGAGTCCTTGGCCGCCTGCCACTGAGGGTGAAGGAGCCATGCCCTGAAGTGCTCTTCCGGCCCGAGGACTGGCTGCCCGGGCCAGGGCTGgtttgcttctctttcctttcattcaacaaatacctaACGAATGCCAACGAGGTACCAGCTAGTGCTGGGGAGGCAGCTGGGACAGAACCCCTGCCCTCACAGTGCACATGGTTTAGGGGGTGCGGGGAGCTGGTACTCCCGGGCAGTGACCTGACTTGCTCTCTGTGCCACCAGGACTCCTCCTGGACACCACCAATGACTTCAGCTACGTTTTCTACATGTCAAGTTTCTTCCTCATCTCGGCTGCCCTCTTCATGGGTGGCAGTTTCTGTGTCCTGGGCAAGAAGGAGCAGCAGGGCCCATGGGCTGAGGCCAAAGGAGCTGTCCCAGAAGCTGCCCTGGAGCAGGGCCTCACCGCAGAGGACATGGATGGTCCTGAGAAGCGGCTGCGTGTCGAGATCATGTATGTGACCAGCGTCTGAGCCCTGGGGTCACTCACCTGTGTGACCAGCTTCTGAGCCCTGAAGTCAGCGAGTCCTGCCTCAGCCCAGGAAGGGGACGTCTGGCTACtttgccagaggctggggtgaAGGGCTACCCAGCAGCCCTGACCCGAAGGCCATCCCGGCCCTGCAGGATGGGACTCAACCAGGAGCTGGGACCTCAGAGGTTTGCCGCCAAACACTCAGGGTTCCTTCCAACAAGCAGAATCCAGGAGCAGGTCCTCCTAACTTTTCCCTTGGGCACCAGAGCCCCTGGGGCCCAGGAAGGTGGGTCTGAGCCCAGCTCGGGTCTGTCGTGACCGGCTTGGCTCAGCTGCCTGCCTAATTTGCTGCTGCTACAGCTCAAGACACTGGACCCTCAAGTCCAGCCTGGATGCCTCCCATGTGATCTCTATCCATCACCCTCCAGACAGTTCCAGAGAGCTGCTCGCCCCTCCTCCGAGTCCCTCCTGCTCCCccttcttcccaggtggcccagcccGTGCCCTAAGGGCTGCCCCCAGCACAGGTTGCCGGGCCCTATGCTGGAACCTTGGCAAGAGGGGCCTCGGGAGAGGAGTTGTGACAGAGGGCCAGGCGGAGGTGTGGGCCCGGATGCAGGGCGTGGACAGATTAAATGTCGGGTGGGGGCCCTGTGCAGAGAACTGTAGGGGAGCCCTGGCTTGGGCCCTAGAATCACAAAAGGCTGAGAGACCCCTGCCCGCTCAGGGTCTGCTCAAGGGTCTCCTCCCTCCTTGGCCCCTCCCTGCATCTCAGCTGGAAGATTAGTGTTGGGTGCGAGGAGCCAGCCATCAGATGTGGGGAGGAAGTGTTGCTGGGCAGGGCCCCAAGACCTCTGTGAAATGGAGCTGCTTTCGCAACAGAAGCTGTTTCACTCCCCTCTCCTGTCATTCTTTTCTCCCTGCTGTGTCAGAGGCGTCAACCCTGCGGCAAGGAGCCAGCTGGGCCACCCGCCAGGCCACCCCTGCTCCCCATTGGCCTGTGCATCCTGCCTGCAGGTCAGaactccacccccccaccccccccccccgccccgcgcacacacacacacacacaatattcttTTTGCTGGTGCCTTCCCTGAGGTCATCATCACCTGGGAGCTGCCTGTTATCAGCCCAGGCTTGTCCCAACCGAGGGAATAGAAAAACTGTTTGTTTGAATTatacacacaaaaacattttCTGCAGCGGGTTATAAACCCTGTGAAGTAATGAAGCTGAAAAATAGGCCTGGAGTAAGTTTGCTCCCATCTGCCTTCAGGGCTACTCCCACCCTGGACCTTGTTTATTGATTCAAGCTCAACCGGTTTCAGCAAGAAAGTCTTATCAGGAgagaactgattttctttttatgaccTGCTCCAGCCCTCCAGCACAAGTCCAACTGGCATGAGTAAGCACCCTTCTGGATATTGTCTTTTCCAGGACCCACGAGTGCCcccttatggcaaaaaaaaaaaaaaaaaaaaaaaaaaacgtagtACAAAGGTGAGGCAAAAGGGTCTGAGCTGGGACGGAACCTGAATTGATGTTTGACGGCCACAATTTGCTGCCTTGACTCTGGGCACGCAGAAAACAGAGAAGGTTGGCCTAGATAAGCTAAGGTCTCTTCCAGTCTGAAAAGTCTGATCCTAAAGACCCTCCACTGCCTCCCTGCGCCCCATCCTGTCTGCACTTGGTCACCATCCACAGCTTGTACACTGAAGGGAGAATGCACAGCTGGGCACACTTTACCATGTCCTGCCTCCTCCATCTTAACTGAGTGGAAAAGGAGAGAGTTGGggctggtgggtgggtggatactttttttttgaagcactacatgcatggcatgtgggatcttgaaaTTCCCTGACTAGGACCAAGGACCAAGGACCAAACCCATGCATACCCcttgcaatggaagtgcagagtcttaaccaccagggaggtccctagaTGAATCCTTTTTGGTGCTAGAAGCAACATGGCTTTGAAACATGCATCCCCTTTTAGGCCCATTCTTGAAAACTGAtttcttttcaaggaaaaaagaTATTAGTAAACATTTAGGATAGAGAACTTTGACCTCCTCTGcctgccctcccccactccctACCCTGGGCAAGAGTGGCAATCATTTCTGGGCAgaattccttcaacaaatattgaggAGCTACTGTGTCACGAACTGGGCAGAGAGGAGTAAGACCTGGTCACAAAACCAAGGACTTAAGAATTCTTCACAGAGGTGAGGGCCTCAGAAGCcttaattcagttcaattcaggcactcagtcgtgtccaactctgcgaccccatggactgcagcacaccaggcttccctgtccatctcccaattcctggagcttgctctaacttatgtccattgagtaggtgatgccatccaaccatctcatcctctgtcatccccttctcctcctaccttcaatctttctcagcatcagggtcttttccaaagccTTAGGAGGGGACAAGTAATGGAGGATGTGATGGCCCATCAGATTCCAGAACCCACACTTGGCTGATCCTGGGATTCCT
This portion of the Bubalus bubalis isolate 160015118507 breed Murrah chromosome 3, NDDB_SH_1, whole genome shotgun sequence genome encodes:
- the SLC16A5 gene encoding monocarboxylate transporter 6 isoform X2 encodes the protein MSQALERSEGCWAWVVLLASVVTQGLTLGFPTCIGIFFTELQREFQASNSETSWFPSILTAMLHAGGLGMCFSFQSSITVLGLYFTRWQVLANALASAGVSLGITLWPLLSRYLLEDLGWRGTFLIFGGVLLHCCVCGAVVRPVPASMTPEAREGLPSPSKRPSRGCRAACGRAIRRHLAFDVLRDNVGYRVYTLGVVWMILGFPLPHVFLVPYAIRHGMDEQKAALLISVIGFSNIFLRPMAGLVAGRREFAGHRKYLFSLAALLNGLTNLVCVASADFRVLVGYCLAYSVSMSGIGALLFQVLMDIVPMDRFSSALGLFTVLESISILISPPLAGLLLDTTNDFSYVFYMSSFFLISAALFMGGSFCVLGKKEQQGPWAEAKGAVPEAALEQGLTAEDMDGPEKRLRVEIMYVTSV
- the SLC16A5 gene encoding monocarboxylate transporter 6 isoform X1 — encoded protein: MSQALERSEGCWAWVVLLASVVTQGLTLGFPTCIGIFFTELQREFQASNSETSWFPSILTAMLHAGGPLCSILVGRFGCRVTMMLGGVLASLGMVAGSFCRTLGQLYLTAGFITGLGMCFSFQSSITVLGLYFTRWQVLANALASAGVSLGITLWPLLSRYLLEDLGWRGTFLIFGGVLLHCCVCGAVVRPVPASMTPEAREGLPSPSKRPSRGCRAACGRAIRRHLAFDVLRDNVGYRVYTLGVVWMILGFPLPHVFLVPYAIRHGMDEQKAALLISVIGFSNIFLRPMAGLVAGRREFAGHRKYLFSLAALLNGLTNLVCVASADFRVLVGYCLAYSVSMSGIGALLFQVLMDIVPMDRFSSALGLFTVLESISILISPPLAGLLLDTTNDFSYVFYMSSFFLISAALFMGGSFCVLGKKEQQGPWAEAKGAVPEAALEQGLTAEDMDGPEKRLRVEIMYVTSV
- the SLC16A5 gene encoding monocarboxylate transporter 6 isoform X3, whose translation is MMLGGVLASLGMVAGSFCRTLGQLYLTAGFITGLGMCFSFQSSITVLGLYFTRWQVLANALASAGVSLGITLWPLLSRYLLEDLGWRGTFLIFGGVLLHCCVCGAVVRPVPASMTPEAREGLPSPSKRPSRGCRAACGRAIRRHLAFDVLRDNVGYRVYTLGVVWMILGFPLPHVFLVPYAIRHGMDEQKAALLISVIGFSNIFLRPMAGLVAGRREFAGHRKYLFSLAALLNGLTNLVCVASADFRVLVGYCLAYSVSMSGIGALLFQVLMDIVPMDRFSSALGLFTVLESISILISPPLAGLLLDTTNDFSYVFYMSSFFLISAALFMGGSFCVLGKKEQQGPWAEAKGAVPEAALEQGLTAEDMDGPEKRLRVEIMYVTSV